Proteins from a single region of Rana temporaria chromosome 5, aRanTem1.1, whole genome shotgun sequence:
- the LOC120941095 gene encoding tigger transposable element-derived protein 1-like: MAKSTISTILKNKAAIKGADVAKGVTMLTKQRTQVLEEVEKLLLVWLNEKQLAGDSVSEAMICEKARKLHSDLLQRSPSTTAASDEFKASRGWFEKFRRRSGIHSVIRHGEASSSDKAAAEAYKLDFAEFMKTEGYVPQQVFNCDETGLFWKKMPNRTYITQEEKALPGHKPMKDRLTLLLCANASADLKIKPLLVYHSQTPRAFREQNVNKARLPVMWRANAKAWVTRQLFMEWLHEVFAPTVRKYLSDNQLPERCLLLMDNAPAHPPALVDDMDAEYDFIKVKFLPPNTTPLLQPMDQQVICNFKKLYTKALFTRCFNVTEETSLTLKDFWKKHFNVAHCINLIDKAWEEVTPRTLNSAWRKLWPECVAEREHDIEVPDAEVVEEIVSMGKSMGLDVDGADVEELVEEHREELTTEELSELHSEQQKALLEEHSTEEEEEREEVSSDAIKSIMQKWNECHDFFEKHHPNITVVNRVLNLMNDNVVSHFRRVMQRRKRQVTLDRFFSKTEPAARRQRREETPEGDPPDVLMEGDSPSKQ; the protein is encoded by the coding sequence ATGGCAAAGTCAACAATCTCGACTATTCTGAAAAACAAAGCCGCCATCAAAGGAGCTGATGTTGCAAAAGGAGTAACAATGTTAACCAAGCAGAGGACGCAAGTGCTGGAAGAGGTGGAAAAACTTTTGCTTGTGTGGTTGAATGAGAAACAGCTGGCAGGTGATAGCGTTAGTGAAGCTATGATCTGTGAGAAAGCCAGGAAATTGCACAGTGATTTACTGCAAAGAAGCCCCTCTACAACTGCAGCAAGTGACGAATTTAAAGCCAGTAGGGGGTGGTTTGAAAAATTCCGCAGGAGAAGTGGCATCCACAGTGTGATTAGACATGGTGAGGCTTCCAGTTCTGACAAGGCCGCAGCAGAAGCCTACAAGTTAGACTTTGCGGAATTCATGAAGACAGAAGGATACGTCCCTCAACAAGTGTTCAACTGTGATGAAACAGGgctcttctggaaaaaaatgccgAACAGAACCTATATCACGCAGGAGGAAAAGGCACTACCAGGGCACAAGCCCATGAAGGACAGATTGACCCTTTTGCTGTGTGCCAACGCAAGCGCCGATCTGAAAATTAAACCACTACTGGTGTACCATTCTCAGACCCCTCGTGCATTTAGGGAACAAAATGTGAACAAGGCCAGACTGCCCGTCATGTGGAGAGCCAATGCCAAAGCTTGGGTCACAAGGCAATTGTTTATGGAATGGCTGCACGAGGTGTTTGCACCCACCGTCAGAAAATATCTTTCTGATAACCAGCTGCCTGAAAGGTGCCTTCTTCTGATGGACAATGCCCCGGCACACCCTCCAGCCTTGGTGGATGATATGGATGCTGAGTATGACTTCATCAAGGTAAAGTTCCTCCCCCCCAACACAACACCACTTCTGCAGCCTATGGACCAGCAAGTCATCTGCAACTTCAAGAAGCTGTACACAAAGGCGCTCTTCACTAGGTGTTTTAATGTCACTGAagagacgtccttgactttgaaagacttctggaagaaACATTTCAATGTTGCCCACTGCATTAACCTCATTGACAAAGCCTGGGAAGAGGTCACTCCCCGAACCCTAAATTCAGCCTGGAGGAAACTGTGGCCAGAATGTGTCGCTGAACGTGAACATGACATTGAAGTGCCTGATGCTGAGGTAGTGGAGGAAATTGTGTCCATGGGCAAGAGTATGGGTCTGGACGTTGATGGTGCTGATGTGGAAGAGCTTGTTGAGGAACATAGGGAGGAGCTGACCACGGAAGAACTTTCTGAACTCCACAGTGAGCAGCAGAAGGCACTTCTTGAGGAGCATTCcactgaggaagaggaagaaagggaggaggttAGCAGTGATGCCATAAAATCCATTATGCAAAAATGGAATGAGTGCCATGATTTTTTTGAAAAGCACCACCCCAACATAACTGTCGTGAACAGAGTGTTAAATCTCATGAATGATAATGTGGTCTCTCATTTCCGGAGGGTTATGCAGCGCAGGAAGAGACAAGTGACATTGGACAGATTTTTCAGCAAAACTGAGCCTGCAGCTAGGAGACAAAGGAGAGAGGAAACCCCTGAAGGAGATCCCCCTGATGTCCTTATggagggggactctccctccaaacaataa